The following proteins come from a genomic window of Gimesia chilikensis:
- a CDS encoding tetratricopeptide repeat protein, protein MKRSICFSLMALAGSLLWGTASASAADTVYTNSGSPQLGDVSGYTKTELSLKRGSTTEKIPANDIERIRWDGEPPQLNIARNQEQNGNYTEALAEYKKAESGASENLKKNLQFMIARASLKKAQSNAAELDNAIKLLDAFIKANPDHFRYYPAEKLLGEAYLAKKDYANANTAFGKVERSPWKDYQMDAKNMKARVMLAQGNTKGALDAFNAVAKMDGKSEGELASKRAAQLGSALCLEKEGKPKEAIQLLDDMIKNVNSQQKALLAEAYIKKGDCYQALGESKEALIAYLHVDVLFPSEPGLHAEALYHLSNLWGKVQKPERGAEARAVLQQQYPDSEWSQKASGS, encoded by the coding sequence ATGAAACGTTCCATCTGTTTCAGTTTGATGGCGTTAGCAGGCTCACTGCTCTGGGGCACCGCATCCGCGTCTGCTGCAGATACCGTTTATACTAATTCAGGCAGTCCGCAGCTGGGTGATGTCAGTGGCTACACCAAGACGGAACTGTCACTCAAACGCGGTTCGACCACCGAAAAGATCCCTGCAAATGATATCGAACGGATTCGCTGGGACGGGGAACCGCCGCAGCTGAATATCGCCCGTAACCAGGAACAGAACGGCAACTATACTGAAGCCCTGGCCGAATATAAAAAAGCCGAGTCTGGCGCAAGCGAGAATCTGAAGAAGAACCTGCAGTTCATGATCGCCCGGGCCAGCCTGAAAAAAGCCCAGTCCAATGCTGCAGAGCTGGACAACGCGATTAAACTGCTCGACGCTTTTATCAAAGCCAATCCGGATCACTTCCGCTATTACCCCGCGGAAAAGCTCCTCGGGGAAGCCTATCTGGCCAAAAAAGATTATGCCAATGCGAACACCGCTTTTGGAAAAGTGGAACGGTCTCCCTGGAAAGACTACCAGATGGATGCCAAAAATATGAAGGCACGCGTCATGCTGGCCCAGGGGAACACCAAAGGTGCTCTGGACGCTTTCAATGCCGTCGCCAAAATGGATGGCAAATCCGAAGGAGAACTGGCCAGCAAAAGGGCTGCTCAACTGGGCAGCGCCTTATGTCTGGAAAAAGAGGGGAAACCCAAAGAAGCGATCCAGCTGCTGGATGACATGATTAAGAATGTCAATTCTCAGCAGAAAGCCCTGCTGGCAGAAGCTTACATCAAAAAAGGTGACTGCTACCAGGCACTGGGTGAATCCAAAGAAGCTCTGATTGCTTATCTGCATGTCGACGTCCTGTTCCCGTCAGAACCTGGTCTGCACGCAGAAGCGCTGTACCACCTCTCCAATCTCTGGGGAAAAGTGCAGAAGCCAGAGCGGGGTGCGGAAGCACGAGCCGTCCTGCAGCAGCAGTATCCGGACAGCGAATGGTCGCAAAAAGCCTCAGGAAGCTAA
- a CDS encoding MotA/TolQ/ExbB proton channel family protein: protein MMMGNSLERNQTSLTYRSLSLFLLLAVLMTPLGLTARSFAYQDEAAPAGEAPAANEAPAGEAPAAGEAPAGEAPAAGGAQPAANGPAPAAASESFLSWMIRASGFFGLILLLLSFLMVALIMANVLSIRRDNLMPPDLIGAFEEKLNNKDYQGAFELAKSDDSFVARVLAAGLSKLNQGYSEAVEGMQEVGEDENMAMEHKLSYLALIGAIAPMIGLMGTVYGMILSFQTIANSATSPKPSELADGISTALFTTLEGLTVAIPAMIFYSLLRNRVARFSLEVGMISESLMNRFSSSSK from the coding sequence ATGATGATGGGGAATTCCTTGGAACGGAATCAGACTTCACTGACTTACCGCAGCCTGAGCCTGTTTTTACTGCTAGCCGTCCTGATGACACCGCTGGGGCTGACCGCCCGCAGCTTTGCATACCAGGATGAAGCTGCTCCTGCCGGTGAAGCACCTGCCGCTAACGAAGCCCCCGCTGGTGAAGCACCCGCGGCTGGAGAAGCCCCTGCTGGCGAAGCACCTGCAGCCGGTGGAGCTCAGCCTGCTGCCAACGGTCCCGCACCTGCTGCTGCCTCTGAAAGCTTCCTGTCCTGGATGATTCGCGCTTCCGGTTTCTTCGGTCTGATCCTGTTGCTGCTGTCCTTCCTGATGGTTGCCTTGATCATGGCTAACGTACTTTCGATTCGTCGCGACAACCTGATGCCACCTGATCTGATCGGTGCCTTTGAAGAAAAGCTGAATAACAAAGATTACCAGGGAGCCTTCGAGCTGGCAAAAAGCGATGACTCATTCGTCGCCCGCGTACTGGCAGCGGGCCTGAGCAAACTGAACCAGGGTTACTCAGAAGCCGTCGAAGGGATGCAGGAAGTCGGCGAAGACGAAAACATGGCTATGGAACACAAGCTGAGCTACCTGGCTCTGATTGGTGCCATCGCTCCCATGATCGGACTGATGGGTACGGTGTATGGTATGATTTTGAGCTTCCAGACCATCGCTAACTCGGCAACTTCCCCCAAACCTTCCGAACTGGCTGACGGTATTTCGACCGCTCTGTTTACCACACTGGAAGGTCTGACCGTTGCGATTCCCGCGATGATTTTCTACAGCCTGTTGCGAAACCGGGTTGCCCGCTTCTCACTGGAAGTCGGCATGATCAGCGAAAGCCTGATGAACCGTTTCTCTTCCAGCAGTAAATAA